A part of Candidatus Krumholzibacteriia bacterium genomic DNA contains:
- a CDS encoding FlgD immunoglobulin-like domain containing protein — RATVLLRVFDLKGREIQTLVNGVLEAGSYEALWDGRNKDARPMASGIYFLRLEQGKRVASRKLLLLK, encoded by the coding sequence CGAGCCACTGTCCTCCTCCGTGTTTTTGACCTGAAAGGACGTGAGATTCAAACTCTGGTAAACGGGGTTCTGGAGGCCGGGAGCTACGAAGCACTCTGGGATGGACGGAATAAGGATGCCCGCCCAATGGCATCGGGGATCTACTTTCTGCGTCTCGAACAGGGGAAACGAGTAGCTTCAAGGAAACTGCTTCTTCTCAAGTAG